In Fodinibius saliphilus, the sequence CATCAGCTCATGACTACAATCCGGGCCTTTTTCGCCTTCCGGCAGATCCTGGGTTTCAAAAATAGCAGCAACCTCTCCCCGTTCCGGTTTATAGCCGCGGAGTTTCAGAATCTTGGTAATTTCGTGATCATCAATATCCAGCATATAGCGGATGCTTTGGATGACGTCGTCATTTCTCATAAAAAGGGGAGTACTAAAAAAATTAGAAGTGGTTCGATGAAAGGTACGGTTTTGTTGAGGGGAAAGACACTTTTTTAGTGATTAAGTTTTAAGTGTGAATAACGGACGACGGGTGACCGATGACAGACGACCGACGAATCCAACCTTTAGCATCTAACTTTCCAACCTTCAACATCCAACATTTTAACATGTAACTTTTAACCTCCAATAACACGAGTCAATTATCACCTTCCAAGCCCCGGAATAGAAATTGACGATGGTGGTAATTTTTAGTAGCTATGGGCATACTCATTAATCAACCCATATAGCATGAAAAAAGTCATCTTTTCAGCACTCTTGGTCGGTGGACTCCTGTTACTCTATTTCGGATATGATGAATACCAGTCCTTTCAATCGGAGGTAGATAAATTCTTCGGGGGCTCTGGCTCTGATAAAGCCATCTGGATGATGGTGGGCGGAGCAGCTGCTACTGTTGGCGGTGCCGTAGGGCTGTGGAAAGGGAAGTGACAAACGTCTGTCATTGCGATGAGTACCGTGGGTTAACGGAACGACGCGGCAATCTCCTTGAAGCAACTGGTTGAGGTGTGAAGGTTATCTTTTAGCTACTAGGCGAGCGGTGATCGGGAGATTACTTCGTCGGCAAGCCTCCTCGTAATGACACTGCTTTTAAAACCCACCCCGCTCCGCCTGTCGGCCGAGTACCCGTGGAGCGGCTGGTGAGTATAACTGCTGGATCCGCTAAAGTTCTGGATCTGGGCGTTTTTAAAACGGTTTACTTACTGAAAACTAATTGATTATTGCTGTTCAAAGCCATAATAGTCAGATACCGCCTCATAGTCCGAAATATCCAGCTGCTCAGGGATAATGGATTGTATCTGTGTTGTTTGATCTTCAGTACTACTGGATTCAATACGAACAATTTCAATGTGATCATATGCTTCCCCAGATCCCGTTTGCAAATGGATCCCAAACGTGGAGTTCCTGCGAAAGACCCGATATTCACTGGATCCATTTAATCCCCATCCCGGCATATGATAGGTGTAGCTACTAACTTGTAAATACACTACCCAGGCACTTTCCTCCGGATTAGTAATTCCGGAAATACTGGCAGTGGCATAGTCATCAGCCGAAAAATCATGCCCGGGAAAGATATACCGTGTTACATTGGCATTACCATCAGCTCCCTTCAGGTTCAATGGAGTACTCCACCCATTACTGATTTTGTTAGGCCACGTTTTGGGACCATAAAGGTCGTAATTAGTTTTGTCCAGGTAAAAATCACCCACAGAACCTACTGTGGCATCAGGCGGGCCGCTTCCGGAGTGGATTTCATTACCGTCAGCACCATCCTGTCCGTCGGCTCCGTCCTGTCCATCACTGCCCATTAATACGATACCAGGACTTCCCCAGCCGTTACTGTCTTTTGGGCCGTATAGTTCACCGGTATTTTGATTCAGGTAATAATCACCACTTTTGCCGATATCAGCGGTTGGTGCCCCTTGGTCGGCATAG encodes:
- a CDS encoding DUF3185 family protein, translated to MKKVIFSALLVGGLLLLYFGYDEYQSFQSEVDKFFGGSGSDKAIWMMVGGAAATVGGAVGLWKGK
- a CDS encoding collagen-like protein; the encoded protein is MLTLVSCEGPQGPEGSQGIEGPQGPIGPSGEDGSVIYADQGAPTADIGKSGDYYLNQNTGELYGPKDSNGWGSPGIVLMGSDGQDGADGQDGADGNEIHSGSGPPDATVGSVGDFYLDKTNYDLYGPKTWPNKISNGWSTPLNLKGADGNANVTRYIFPGHDFSADDYATASISGITNPEESAWVVYLQVSSYTYHMPGWGLNGSSEYRVFRRNSTFGIHLQTGSGEAYDHIEIVRIESSSTEDQTTQIQSIIPEQLDISDYEAVSDYYGFEQQ